Within Dysgonomonas sp. HDW5A, the genomic segment AGTTTTCTGCACGAAATGTAGGGCCAAAAGTGTATATCGCACCTAATGCCATAGCTCCAAGTTCTCCTTCTAGTTGTCCTGAAACAGTAAGATTGGTTTGACGGCCAAAGAAATCTTGACTATAATCTACTGCACCTGTTTCGGTACGAGGTGTATTGTTGAAATCAAGAGTTGTTGCCTGGAACATAGAGCCTGCTCCTTCAGCATCAGAAGCTGTAATGATAGGAGTATGCAAATAAAAGAATCCATGGTCGTTAAAGTATTTATGAATAGCAAACGACATGTGATGACGCATACGTAGAATTGCTCCAAAAGTGTTTGTTCTTGGACGCAAATGTGCTATTTCGCGCAGATACTCTAATGAAGGACCATTTTTTTGCTTTTGCAAGGGGTACTCTTCAGGGTCTGCAACACCGTATATTTCTATTTCTTTGGCTTGTATTTCGCAGTTTTGTCCTTGACCTTGTGATGCTACTAATGTTCCAACGACATGAATACATGCACCTGTTGTAATCTTTTTCAGTAATTCTTCATTGAAGAGTTCTGCATCAGCAACGACTTGGATATTATTTATTGTAGAACCATCATTTAAATGTATAAAACTTACAAATTTATTGCCTCTGCGGGTACGTACCCAGCCTTTTGCACTTACGGTTGCTCCGAAATCATCTCTGCGGAGCAAGTCTGAAATTTTAGTTCTACGAATTGTTTCCATTTTTAATTTAAGTTTGTCCTGACTAGGGTTATAACTAATCTTAGATATTTATTGCTATTATAGTTATTAGAGCAATAAAAGGTCTGTGATCTTAAATATTTATTGCTGCTTTCGCATGTATAGCCATCTCTGTCATTATACGTGCAAAAGCAGCAAATAGGTGTATCACCTTATAATTTTATTTATTCGAATGCACCCATGCGAAGCATGTTTACTTCAGATTCAGTTAAATATCTCCATCTGCCACGAGTAACATTTTTCTTGGTAAGACCAGCAAAATATACACGATCTAATTTTAATACCTGATATCCTAACTTTTCGAATATGCGACGTACAATACGATTTCTTCCTGAATGGATTTCGATTCCTACTTCGTCAAGAACGTCTTCTCCAACGTAAGCAATTGAATCGGCATGAATTTCACCATCATCAAGCATAATACCATCGGCAATGGCTTGCATATCTTCAATAGCTACTTCTCTATCCAGTTTTACTTGGTAAATTTTCTTCTTTACATACTTAGGATGCATTAGCTTAGAAGCTAAATCTCCATCATTAGTAAGCAATAGTACACCGGTAGTGTTTCTATCTAAACGACCTACGGGATAGATACGCTCAGGACAAGCTCCTTTTACTAAGTCCATAACAGTCTTTCTATTTTGAGGATCGTCTGAGGTTGTAACCGTATTTTTCGGTTTGTTTAGGAGTACATATACTTTACTTTCTAAACGTACCGGTTTGTCTTGGAAAGTTACACTGTCACCTCTTTTTACCTTAGCTCCCAGTTCCGAAATAAGTTCTCCATTAACTCTTACTACTCCGGCTGTGATGAATGAATCGGCTTCGCGTCGAGAACATACACCTGCATTGGCCAAGTATTTATTTAGACGGATTGGAGTTTCAGGATCTAGATTTTCTTTGTACTTAACAGGTTTAAATAGCTGTTTAGGTCCTTTACTTCTGTTTTGATCACTACCTCCCGATCTTTGATCTCTGTCATAAGGTCGGCGATTATTATCGCGTGATTGATTGTTGGGGCGATACGAACCTCCGCCACGTCTGTCATCGGAATTGTAATTGCTGCGTCTTTCTCCTGAATTGTAATTACTGCGTCTGTCGTCATTGTTATAACTACGTCTGTCATCAGAGTTGTAGTTGCTACGCCTGTCATCAGAATAATTACTTCTTCTTTCCCCCGAATTGTAATTGCTGCGTCTGTCGTCATTGTTATAGTTACTACGTCTGTCATCAGAGTTATTATCTCTGTTGATCACCGGGCGAGTATCTCCTACGCGAGGACGTTTTTTCTTCGCTTCACTCTGATTGTTCTTGTTGAGAGACGGCTTATTTGATGATGAGTAACCGTCTCGGCTTTCATTATCTCTGTCTGTAATCATCTGTAATAAGATTTAAATTTTAATAAATCAATTAATTATAATAACCTCGCGGCTATATTTGGGTTATACTCCAGTATATGTATGAGGCGTTATTTTTCTCAGCTCATCTTTTATATCTTCACTAACAGATAATCCGTTAATAAAATTAGATATGGATTGCATTGTAATTGCTTCGTTGGTACGAGTCAATTCTTTTAGCGCTTCGTAAGGTTTTGGATAACCTTCGCGACGTAATATCGTTTGTATTCCTTCGGCTACTACAGCCCAGTTTTTTTCAAGATCGTTATCTAAAGCATCTTTGTTTAAAAGTAATTTGCCTAATCCTTTTAATGTACTCTGAAGTGAAATGATTATATGTCCGATAGGAACTCCTACATTTCTTAGTACTGTAGAGTCAGTAAGATCTCTCTGTAAACGCGAGATGGGTAGTTTTGCGGACAAATGTTCCAATATTGCATTTGCTATACCTAAATTACCTTCGGCGTTTTCAAAATCAATAGGATTTACTTTATGAGGCATGGCTGATGAGCCGATTTCTCCTGCTTTAATTCTTTGTTTAAAGTATTCCATTGATATGTATTGCCAAAAGTCACGATTCAAATCAATTATGATTGTATTTATACGTTTCAATCCGTCAAAGATTGCAGCCATATTATCATAATTAGATATTTGTGTTGTGTACTCTTCTCTTACTAAGCCTAATTTATCAGATACAAATTTCGAGCCAAACTCTCTCCAATTATATTGAGGATAAGCTACTGTATGTGCATTGTAGTTACCTGTTGCGCCTCCGAATTTAGCAGAAAAAGGAATTGATTTTAATAAATCGACCTGATTTTTAAGACGGCTTACAAAAACCATAACTTCTTTCCCTAATCGGGTGGGAGATGCCGGTTGTCCGTGAGTCTTAGCTAACATCGATACCTCTTGCCATTCATCGGCTTTGCTTTGTAATAGATTAATCAATTCTTCTAATAGAGGAT encodes:
- the asnS gene encoding asparagine--tRNA ligase, whose protein sequence is METIRRTKISDLLRRDDFGATVSAKGWVRTRRGNKFVSFIHLNDGSTINNIQVVADAELFNEELLKKITTGACIHVVGTLVASQGQGQNCEIQAKEIEIYGVADPEEYPLQKQKNGPSLEYLREIAHLRPRTNTFGAILRMRHHMSFAIHKYFNDHGFFYLHTPIITASDAEGAGSMFQATTLDFNNTPRTETGAVDYSQDFFGRQTNLTVSGQLEGELGAMALGAIYTFGPTFRAENSNTPRHLAEFWMIEPEVAFYDINDNMDLAEDFLQYLIKYALENCKDDIAFLAEKYDKELIDRLNFVTNNKFIRLTYTEGVKILEESKHKFEFPVYWGADLQSEHERYLVEQHFKCPVILTDYPKEIKSFYMKQNEDGKTVRGMDVLFPKIGEIIGGSEREADYDKLMNRIKETGMNADPIWWYLETRKFGTAPHAGFGLGFERLMLFITGMGNIRDVIPFPRTPNNAEF
- a CDS encoding pseudouridine synthase → MITDRDNESRDGYSSSNKPSLNKNNQSEAKKKRPRVGDTRPVINRDNNSDDRRSNYNNDDRRSNYNSGERRSNYSDDRRSNYNSDDRRSYNNDDRRSNYNSGERRSNYNSDDRRGGGSYRPNNQSRDNNRRPYDRDQRSGGSDQNRSKGPKQLFKPVKYKENLDPETPIRLNKYLANAGVCSRREADSFITAGVVRVNGELISELGAKVKRGDSVTFQDKPVRLESKVYVLLNKPKNTVTTSDDPQNRKTVMDLVKGACPERIYPVGRLDRNTTGVLLLTNDGDLASKLMHPKYVKKKIYQVKLDREVAIEDMQAIADGIMLDDGEIHADSIAYVGEDVLDEVGIEIHSGRNRIVRRIFEKLGYQVLKLDRVYFAGLTKKNVTRGRWRYLTESEVNMLRMGAFE
- the purB gene encoding adenylosuccinate lyase — translated: MKLDTLTAISPIDGRYRSKTEELANYFSEYALIKYRVLVEVEYFIALCELPLPQLKDVSHSIFPELRKIVADFSEEDATHIKDIESITNHDVKAVEYFIKEKFDLLHLDEYKEFIHFGLTSQDINNTSIPLSLKEALDNTYYPLLEELINLLQSKADEWQEVSMLAKTHGQPASPTRLGKEVMVFVSRLKNQVDLLKSIPFSAKFGGATGNYNAHTVAYPQYNWREFGSKFVSDKLGLVREEYTTQISNYDNMAAIFDGLKRINTIIIDLNRDFWQYISMEYFKQRIKAGEIGSSAMPHKVNPIDFENAEGNLGIANAILEHLSAKLPISRLQRDLTDSTVLRNVGVPIGHIIISLQSTLKGLGKLLLNKDALDNDLEKNWAVVAEGIQTILRREGYPKPYEALKELTRTNEAITMQSISNFINGLSVSEDIKDELRKITPHTYTGV